One stretch of Anolis carolinensis isolate JA03-04 chromosome 3, rAnoCar3.1.pri, whole genome shotgun sequence DNA includes these proteins:
- the gpr34 gene encoding probable G-protein coupled receptor 34 yields MHKKSMHKMDTSKFLNVSLMERDFKDNQNQTGNMFLEMQNGTDCVTAEKSLSLALLFSYSIIFVIGLVTNVMALYVFLSTPCKKNSIQIYLLNVAIADLLLIFCLPFRILYHVKQNTWLLGLTFCRIVGNLFYMNMYISIVLLGLISLDRYIKINRSVQHIKVVTTKQSIYICCTLWTLAIMGFIVMVVQSAWKEEKNPTKCFNYRGKQNAKMEAGLNYILVIIFWIVFFLLILSYIKIATHLLKMSKKRKRFPGTGKYIVIARNSFIVLIIFTLCFVPYHLFRFIYITSQLQDTSCYWKQIIHKCNEVMLLFSAFNSCLDPVMYFLMSRSIRKTVLRMICKRLSMESNISDSTSEMKQRYSSRDHLESPNHHSRIYFIKNVK; encoded by the coding sequence ATGCATAAGAAAAGCATGCATAAGATGGATACATCTAAATTCCTGAATGTTTCTCTTATGGAAAGAGACTTCAAGGACAACCAAAATCAGACTGGAAACATGTTCCTAGAAATGCAAAATGGTACAGACTGTGTCACAGCTGAGAAGTCACTCTCTTTGGCTTTGCTGTTTTCATATTCGATAATTTTTGTGATAGGACTGGTTACCAATGTTATGGCTTTGTATGTTTTTCTGTCTACTCCCTGCAAGAAGAACTCTATCCAGATTTATTTACTGAATGTTGCCATTGCAGACCTCCTCCTGATTTTCTGCCTGCCCTTCCGAATACTCTATCACGTTAAGCAAAACACATGGTTATTAGGGCTGACTTTCTGCAGGATTGTAGGAAACCTATTTTATATGAACATGTACATCAGCATAGTACTACTGGGGTTGATTAGCTTGGACCGGTACATAAAAATTAATAGATCTGTGCAGCACATTAAAGTTGTAACAACAAAGCAAAGCATATATATTTGCTGTACACTATGGACACTGGCAATTATGGGATTTATAGTGATGGTTGTTCAGTCTgcctggaaagaagaaaaaaatcctaCCAAGTGCTTTAATTACAGaggaaaacaaaatgcaaaaatggAAGCAGGCTTGAATTATATTCTTGTCATAATATTTTGGATTGTCTTCTTTCTATTGATTCTATCTTACATTAAAATTGCAACCCATCTTCTCAAAATGTCCAAGAAGAGAAAAAGGTTCCCTGGGACTGGAAAGTATATTGTCATTGCAAGGAACTCTTTTATAGTACTTATCATTTTCACATTATGTTTTGTACCTTACCATCTATTCcgatttatttacatcacttcacAACTACAAGATACCTCCTGCTACTGGAAGCAAATCATCCACAAATGCAATGAAGTTATGCTACTCTTTTCAGCCTTCAACAGCTGTTTAGACCCAGTTATGTATTTCTTAATGTCCAGGAGCATCCGTAAAACTGTACTACGAATGATTTGCAAACGACTTAGTATGGAGTCTAACATCAGTGACAGTACCTCAGAAATGAAACAAAGATATTCTTCTCGTGATCATCTGGAAAGCCCAAATCATCACTCcagaatatattttattaagaATGTGAAATAA